In Musa acuminata AAA Group cultivar baxijiao chromosome BXJ2-10, Cavendish_Baxijiao_AAA, whole genome shotgun sequence, a genomic segment contains:
- the LOC135625873 gene encoding pentatricopeptide repeat-containing protein At4g39952, mitochondrial-like has product MLLEKLCVPLGSGLLRPYRAFSQPPHLALHHLLSSHTPDLRSLRRHHGLLVAAGHSANPFFAAKLISLYAVFRRPDAALRVFAAAVPSNPRDTFLWNSAIKSHFSCGDFRFALSLYSQMLSSGAPPNEFTVPMAVSAASELLDLDIGSCIHGSATKFGLLPENSVVVGSSLVYMYSKCGEVGGGFRVFDEMTMRDVVTWTALIVGCVRNGESEMALACLKEMHRVADHGDERLNSRTVEAGVQACRSLGALREGKCLHGFILKAGMEDFDSLKSSLLSMYSKCECLNEAVLVFQALAERDVVSWTAMVVVHIRKGHIIEGLELLRKMQDSGVETDGVLCSCILVSFGDMGSVCEGKGFHGIMLRRNYELSPSVVNALISMYCKFEMLHLARKVFNIMGQLDAESWNSMIFGYGKMGLDIECLDLFREMLFRGFDSDLNSLVTVTSCCSRLMALFLGRSVHCHTIKVALDGDISICNTLVGMYGQCGRLHLARRIFQQTSKDVITWNALIAAYARLGYSNAALSLFYQMLLGDVRPDSTTLITMLSVCSHVAAINLGKWIHDYVKETILEDDVSLRTALVDMYAKCGQLGVSREVFNSMPERDIVSWNVMISGYGIHGYAREAIEVFREMEKMGVRPNDATFLAILSACSHAGMVNEGKELFDKMKIYSISPTLKHYACMVDLLGRSGHLSEAEAMILKMPVKPDGGIWGALLGACKIHDDVALGERVARKAFESEPENDGYYILMSNIYSHAGRWKEVETLRKMMKHRGVTKRVGWSAT; this is encoded by the coding sequence ATGCTCCTCGAGAAGCTCTGCGTCCCCCTCGGAAGCGGCCTCCTCCGCCCTTACCGCGCCTTCTCCCAGCCTCCCCATCTagccctccaccacctcctctcctCCCACACCCCAGACCTCCGCTCCCTCCGCCGCCACCATGGCCTCCTCGTCGCCGCTGGCCACTCCGCCAACCCCTTCTTCGCCGCCAAGCTTATCTCCCTCTACGCCGTCTTCCGCCGCCCCGACGCCGCCCTCCGAGTCTTCGCCGCTGCCGTCCCTTCCAACCCCCGCGATACCTTCCTATGGAACTCCGCCATCAAGTCCCATTTCTCTTGTGGAGACTTCCGCTTCGCCCTCTCCCTCTACAGCCAGATGCTTTCTTCCGGCGCCCCCCCTAACGAGTTCACTGTCCCCATGGCCGTCTCGGCCGCCTCTGAGCTCCTCGATCTCGATATCGGCTCTTGCATCCATGGTAGCGCGACAAAGTTTGGCCTTTTGCCGGAAAATTCAGTTGTCGTTGGGTCCTCTTTGGTTTACATGTACTCCAAGTGCGGGGAGGTCGGTGGTGGCTTTCGGGTGTTTGATGAAATGACGATGAGGGATGTGGTTACTTGGACAGCACTAATCGTTGGTTGCGTAAGGAACGGGGAGTCTGAGATGGCTTTAGCGTGCCTTAAGGAGATGCACCGGGTCGCTGATCATGGAGATGAGCGGCTCAATTCTCGAACAGTGGAAGCCGGTGTGCAAGCTTGCAGAAGCTTGGGGGCATTGAGGGAAGGGAAGTGTCTCCATGGTTTCATTTTGAAAGCCGGAATGGAGGATTTTGATTCTCTGAAATCGTCACTTCTCTCAATGTACTCAAAATGCGAATGCTTGAACGAGGCTGTTCTTGTGTTTCAAGCATTGGCAGAGAGGGATGTGGTCTCATGGACCGCAATGGTAGTGGTTCATATAAGAAAAGGCCACATAATTGAGGGCTTGGAGCTGCTTAGAAAAATGCAAGATTCAGGAGTAGAGACTGATGGAGTACTTTGCAGTTGCATATTGGTAAGTTTTGGAGATATGGGTAGCGTTTGTGAAGGTAAGGGATTTCATGGCATTATGTTGAGAAGAAACTATGAATTGAGTCCATCAGTTGTTAATGCTTTGATCTCTATGTACTGCAAGTTTGAAATGTTGCATCTTGCAAGAAAGGTTTTTAATATAATGGGCCAGCTAGATGCGGAGTCATGGAATTCAATGATCTTTGGATATGGAAAAATGGGACTGGACATCGAGTGCTTGGATCTTTTTAGAGAAATGCTGTTTCGAGGCTTTGATTCTGATCTCAACAGTTTAGTGACTGTGACCTCTTGTTGTTCTCGCTTGATGGCATTGTTCTTAGGCCGATCTGTCCATTGCCACACTATAAAAGTTGCACTTGATGGAGATATATCTATCTGTAATACGCTTGTAGGAATGTATGGACAATGTGGAAGGCTTCATCTTGCCAGGAGAATATTTCAACAAACAAGTAAAGATGTTATCACGTGGAATGCTTTAATAGCAGCTTATGCTCGTCTTGGATATTCAAATGCTGCTTTGTCCCTTTTCTATCAAATGCTCTTGGGAGATGTGAGGCCCGATTCTACAACCTTGATAACTATGCTCTCAGTTTGTTCTCATGTGGCGGCTATCAACCTAGGAAAGTGGATACACGATTACGTGAAAGAAACGATATTAGAGGATGATGTCTCTCTTAGAACAGCATTGGTTGATATGTATGCTAAATGTGGGCAGCTCGGGGTCTCAAGAGAAGTCTTTAATTCTATGCCTGAAAGAGATATTGTTTCTTGGAATGTCATGATTTCAGGATATGGGATCCATGGCTATGCAAGAGAAGCAATTGAGGTGTTTAGAGAAATGGAGAAGATGGGTGTCAGGCCTAATGATGCCACATTTCTTGCAATTCTGTCTGCTTGCAGTCATGCAGGAATGGTAAATGAGGGGAAAGAGCTCTTTGATAAAATGAAGATCTATTCTATTTCTCCCACACTTAAGCACTATGCTTGTATGGTTGATCTTCTAGGTAGATCAGGTCATCTATCAGAGGCTGAAGCTATGATTCTTAAGATGCCAGTCAAGCCAGATGGTGGGATCTGGGGAGCTCTGCTCGGTGCTTGTAAAATTCATGATGATGTAGCATTGGGTGAGCGGGTTGCAAGGAAGGCTTTTGAATCAGAACCCGAGAATGATGGTTACTATATTCTCATGTCTAATATATATAGTCATGCTGGTAGATGGAAGGAGGTGGAGACGTTGAGGAAGATGATGAAGCATAGAGGGGTGACAAAACGAGTTGGTTGGAGTGCCACATAA
- the LOC103969635 gene encoding heat shock 22 kDa protein, mitochondrial isoform X1: protein MAAMIASRSAALSKLVERLLVSPGRPVAAATTRLFSTGTLRDYDDDNRDVDLERRPDSPAAAHRRRADSFPSLQGKVFDPFNPTRSLSQVLNLMDQMLDNPIFAAAGPSGAAGGLRRGWDAREDEHALHLRVDMPGLGKEHVKVWAEHNTLVIKGESDKEAGEEGEESTGRRYSSRIDLPPESYRLDQIRAEMKNGVLKVVVPKVKEEERKDVFQVNIE from the exons ATGGCCGCCATGATCGCCTCCAGGAGCGCTGCCCTCTCCAAGCTCGTGGAGAGGCTTCTTGTCTCCCCTGGTCGCCCTGTGGCAGCTGCCACCACTCGCCTCTTCAGCACCGGCACCCTTCGAGACTACGATGACGACAACCGCGACGTCGACCTCGAGCGACGCCCCGACTCCCCCGCCGCTGCTCACCGCCGCCGCGCAGACTCATTCCCCTCTCTTCAAGGTA AGGTGTTCGATCCGTTCAACCCGACGCGGAGCCTGAGCCAGGTGCTGAACCTGATGGACCAGATGCTGGATAACCCCATCTTCGCAGCGGCCGGGCCGAGCGGCGCCGCCGGCGGGCTCCGCCGCGGGTGGGACGCGAGGGAGGACGAGCACGCGTTGCACCTCCGCGTGGACATGCCGGGGCTGGGGAAGGAGCACGTCAAGGTGTGGGCGGAGCATAACACCCTGGTCATTAAGGGGGAGAGCGACAAGGAGGCCGGCGAGGAAGGGGAAGAGAGCACTGGCCGTAGGTATAGCAGCCGCATCGACCTGCCGCCGGAGTCGTACAGGTTGGACCAGATCCGAGCGGAAATGAAGAACGGCGTCCTCAAGGTGGTGGTTCCCAAGGTGAAGGAGGAGGAGCGCAAGGACGTCTTCCAAGTCAATATCGAGTGA
- the LOC135625544 gene encoding 14-3-3 protein 6-like: protein MAATREESVYMAKLAEQAERYEEMVEYMEKVAGLATEGEELSAEERNLLSVAYKNVIGARRASWRIVSSIEQKEEGRGNHDHVAAIRGYRSRIESELASICGGILRLLDSRLIPAAAAADSKVFYLKMKGDYYRYLAEFKTGSERKDAAENTFSAYKTAQDVALAELAPTHPIRLGLALNFSVFYYEILNSSDKACDLAKQAFDEAIAELDTLGEESYKDSTLIMQLLRDNLTLWTSDMQEDGVDEMRETSKPDDGN from the exons atggcGGCGACGAGAGAGGAGAGCGTGTACATGGCGAAGCTGGCGGAGCAGGCGGAGAGGTACGAGGAGATGGTGGAGTACATGGAGAAGGTCGCTGGCTTGGCGACGGAAGGGGAGGAGCTCTCCGCGGAGGAGCGCAACCTACTCTCCGTCGCCTACAAGAACGTCATCGGCGCCCGCCGCGCTTCCTGGCGGATCGTCTCCTCCATCGAGCAGAAGGAGGAGGGCCGCGGCAACCACGACCACGTCGCCGCCATCCGCGGCTACCGCAGCCGGATCGAGTCTGAGCTCGCCTCCATCTGCGGCGGCATCCTCCGCCTCCTCGACTCCCGACTcatccccgccgccgccgccgccgactcCAAGGTCTTCTACCTCAAGATGAAGGGTGACTACTACCGCTACCTGGCCGAATTCAAGACCGGATCCGAGCGCAAGGACGCCGCCGAGAACACCTTCTCTGCGTACAAGACTGCTCAG GACGTTGCGCTGGCGGAGTTGGCACCGACGCATCCTATCCGGCTAGGTTTGGCGCTGAATTTTTCGGTGTTCTACTACGAGATCTTGAATTCGTCCGACAAGGCTTGCGATCTCGCCAAGCAG GCTTTTGATGAAGCAATTGCTGAGTTGGATACTCTTGGAGAGGAATCATACAAGGACAGCACTCTAATAATGCAGCTCCTACGTGACAACCTTACGTTGTGGACTTCCGACATGCAG GAGGATGGCGTAGATGAGATGAGAGAAACATCCAAACCTGATGACGGCAATTGA
- the LOC103969635 gene encoding heat shock 22 kDa protein, mitochondrial isoform X2 — MAAMIASRSAALSKLVERLLVSPGRPVAAATTRLFSTGTLRDYDDDNRDVDLERRPDSPAAAHRRRADSFPSLQEVFDPFNPTRSLSQVLNLMDQMLDNPIFAAAGPSGAAGGLRRGWDAREDEHALHLRVDMPGLGKEHVKVWAEHNTLVIKGESDKEAGEEGEESTGRRYSSRIDLPPESYRLDQIRAEMKNGVLKVVVPKVKEEERKDVFQVNIE, encoded by the exons ATGGCCGCCATGATCGCCTCCAGGAGCGCTGCCCTCTCCAAGCTCGTGGAGAGGCTTCTTGTCTCCCCTGGTCGCCCTGTGGCAGCTGCCACCACTCGCCTCTTCAGCACCGGCACCCTTCGAGACTACGATGACGACAACCGCGACGTCGACCTCGAGCGACGCCCCGACTCCCCCGCCGCTGCTCACCGCCGCCGCGCAGACTCATTCCCCTCTCTTCAAG AGGTGTTCGATCCGTTCAACCCGACGCGGAGCCTGAGCCAGGTGCTGAACCTGATGGACCAGATGCTGGATAACCCCATCTTCGCAGCGGCCGGGCCGAGCGGCGCCGCCGGCGGGCTCCGCCGCGGGTGGGACGCGAGGGAGGACGAGCACGCGTTGCACCTCCGCGTGGACATGCCGGGGCTGGGGAAGGAGCACGTCAAGGTGTGGGCGGAGCATAACACCCTGGTCATTAAGGGGGAGAGCGACAAGGAGGCCGGCGAGGAAGGGGAAGAGAGCACTGGCCGTAGGTATAGCAGCCGCATCGACCTGCCGCCGGAGTCGTACAGGTTGGACCAGATCCGAGCGGAAATGAAGAACGGCGTCCTCAAGGTGGTGGTTCCCAAGGTGAAGGAGGAGGAGCGCAAGGACGTCTTCCAAGTCAATATCGAGTGA
- the LOC103969637 gene encoding phospho-2-dehydro-3-deoxyheptonate aldolase 2, chloroplastic translates to MALASGASLLPHAQSLSSSSATAAQHCLPSLLRSPRWRPSHRPISAVHAAEPAKNPVKAKESPLVATRPGKWAVDSWTSKTALQLPEYPDKEELESVLQTIESFPPIVFAGEARHLEERLADAAVGKAFLLQGGDCAESFKEFNANNIRDTFRVLLQMGAVLMFGGQMPVIRVGRMAGQFAKPRSESFEEKNGVKLPSYRGDNINGDAFEEKSRMPDPQRMIRAYCQSAATLNLLRAFATGGYAAMQRVTQWNLDFTEHSEQGDRYKELAHRVDEALGFMVAAGLTVDHPIMTTTDFWTSHECLLLPYEQALTREDSTSGLYYDCSAHFLWVGERTRQLDGAHVEFLRGVANPLGIKVSDKMDPAELVNLIEILNPQNKPGRITVILRMGAANMRVKLPHLIRAVRRAGQIVTWVSDPMHGNTIKAPCGLKTRPFDSILAEVRAFFDVHEQEGSHPGGVHLEMTGQNVTECIGGSRTVTFDDLGSRYHTHCDPRLNASQSLELAFIIAERLRKRRIASRPLKLQNQPSTLPSLGL, encoded by the exons ATGGCCCTCGCCAGCGGCGCCTCTCTCCTCCCCCATGCCcaatctctctcctcctcctctgccaccGCCGCCCAACACtgcctcccctccctcctccgcTCCCCACGGTGGAGGCCCTCCCACCGCCCCATCTCCGCCGTCCACGCTGCGGAGCCCGCGAAGAACCCCGTCAAGGCCAAGGAGTCACCTTTGGTGGCGACGAGGCCCGGGAAGTGGGCGGTCGACAGCTGGACGTCCAAGACGGCGCTCCAGCTGCCGGAGTACCCCGACAAGGAGGAGCTGGAGTCGGTGCTGCAGACCATCGAGAGCTTCCCGCCCATCGTCTTCGCCGGCGAGGCCCGCCACCTCGAGGAGCGCCTCGCTGACGCTGCCGTCGGCAAGGCTTTTCTGCTCCAAGGCGGCGACTGCGCTGAGAGCTTCAAGGAGTTCAACGCTAACAACATCCGGGACACCTTCCGCGTCCTCCTGCAGATGGGCGCCGTCCTCATGTTCGGCGGCCAGATGCCGGTCATCAGG GTGGGAAGAATGGCGGGGCAATTCGCGAAGCCGAGGTCGGAGTCTTTCGAGGAGAAGAACGGCGTGAAGCTGCCAAGTTACAGAGGGGATAACATCAATGGCGATGCTTTTGAGGAGAAGTCGAGGATGCCGGATCCCCAGAGGATGATACGGGCGTATTGCCAGTCGGCGGCCACGCTCAACCTCCTCCGGGCGTTCGCCACCGGTGGCTACGCCGCCATGCAGCGCGTCACGCAGTGGAACCTCGACTTCACCGAGCACAGCGAGCAGGGCGACAG GTACAAGGAGTTGGCCCACCGGGTGGACGAGGCCCTGGGATTCATGGTTGCCGCCGGCCTCACAGTGGACCACCCTATCATGACCACCACCGACTTCTGGACCTCACACGAGTGCCTCCTCCTCCCCTACGAGCAGGCCCTCACCCGTGAGGATTCCACCTCTGGCCTTTACTATGACTGCTCGGCTCACTTCCTCTGGGTTGGCGAGCGTACCCGCCAACTCGACGGTGCTCATGTTGAGTTCCTCCGTGGTGTGGCCAATCCTCTTGGCATCAAG GTGAGCGACAAGATGGACCCGGCGGAGCTTGTGAATCTGATCGAAATCCTTAACCCCCAGAACAAACCTGGCAGGATCACTGTGATTTTAAGGATGGGGGCGGCCAACATGCGGGTGAAACTCCCCCATCTGATCCGAGCAGTCCGAAGAGCTGGGCAGATTGTAACTTGGGTCAGCGATCCGATGCACGGGAACACCATCAAGGCCCCTTGTGGTCTCAAGACTCGCCCCTTCGACTCAATTCTG GCTGAAGTGCGGGCATTCTTCGATGTCCATGAGCAAGAAGGGAGCCACCCAGGAGGTGTGCACTTGGAGATGACCGGGCAGAATGTGACCGAGTGCATCGGTGGGTCACGGACTGTCACCTTCGACGACCTGGGTTCCCGCTACCACACCCATTGCGACCCACGGCTCAATGCCTCACAGTCTCTTGAACTGGCCTTCATCATTGCTGAGCGACTAAGAAAGAGGAGAATCGCTTCAAGACCCCTCAAACTGCAGAATCAGCCTAGCACTTTACCTTCCCTAGGTCTCTGA